One region of Elusimicrobiota bacterium genomic DNA includes:
- a CDS encoding NADH-quinone oxidoreductase subunit C codes for MNVIEQIKEKLGNKIKKYEEKNKKRFYFDISPSDIVSISKYLFDDIKLRFIIATGTDRRDGIEILYHFSDDKDGSVISFRVLITNKEKPEIETISHIIKGAEWIEREMWELLGINFKGHPNLKHLLLRDDWPEGDYPLRQGQGEGRK; via the coding sequence ATGAATGTTATTGAACAAATAAAAGAAAAACTTGGAAATAAAATTAAAAAATACGAAGAAAAAAATAAAAAAAGGTTCTATTTCGATATTTCACCGTCAGATATTGTCAGCATATCAAAATATTTGTTTGATGATATAAAGTTAAGATTCATTATTGCTACAGGTACTGATAGAAGAGACGGAATTGAAATTCTTTATCATTTTAGTGATGATAAAGACGGTAGTGTTATTTCGTTTCGTGTTTTAATTACTAATAAAGAGAAACCGGAAATTGAAACCATTTCACATATTATAAAAGGTGCCGAGTGGATTGAAAGAGAAATGTGGGAGTTGTTAGGAATAAATTTCAAAGGTCACCCGAATTTGAAACATCTTTTGTTAAGAGACGACTGGCCCGAAGGCGATTATCCATTAAGGCAGGGACAAGGAGAA
- the nuoB gene encoding NADH-quinone oxidoreductase subunit NuoB: MNSKTLKLKVLTKSIWVFHTACSPCNNCDIEILDALTPRHDLERFGIQLVGSIRHADALLVTGAVNKKIVDRLKRIYEQAPKPILVIAIGNCACSEIMFRDSYNTCGPLDKIIPVNAYVPGCPPKPEAMIMGVVKLIKALRGEK; this comes from the coding sequence ATGAACTCTAAAACTCTAAAACTTAAAGTACTTACCAAGTCAATCTGGGTGTTTCACACGGCTTGCAGTCCTTGTAATAACTGCGATATTGAAATACTGGACGCTTTAACACCACGGCATGATTTGGAAAGGTTTGGTATTCAGCTTGTGGGTTCAATCCGGCATGCCGATGCGCTTTTGGTTACAGGTGCTGTAAATAAAAAAATTGTAGACCGCTTAAAACGGATTTATGAGCAGGCACCGAAACCTATTTTGGTTATTGCAATAGGAAATTGTGCCTGTTCAGAGATAATGTTCAGAGATTCTTATAATACCTGCGGTCCTTTAGATAAAATTATTCCGGTAAATGCATATGTTCCGGGTTGCCCGCCAAAACCGGAAGCTATGATAATGGGTGTTGTTAAACTGATAAAAGCATTAAGAGGCGAAAAATGA
- a CDS encoding four helix bundle protein, which yields MKIERFEDLEVWQEARKLVKMVYETINCCDKFKKDYRLVNQLTSASVSIMSNIAEGFSRHSNKEFIQFLYISKASVSETQSILYVMKDLEYINDNTFYSIYNQADKVAKMDSNLIKYLSKTL from the coding sequence ATGAAAATAGAAAGGTTTGAAGATTTGGAAGTTTGGCAAGAGGCAAGAAAATTGGTAAAAATGGTTTATGAAACAATTAATTGCTGTGATAAATTTAAAAAAGATTATAGATTAGTAAACCAGTTAACGAGTGCTTCTGTATCAATAATGAGTAATATTGCCGAAGGATTTTCACGGCATTCAAATAAAGAATTTATACAATTTTTATATATCTCAAAAGCATCTGTTTCTGAAACTCAAAGTATTCTTTATGTTATGAAAGATTTGGAATATATAAACGATAATACTTTTTATTCCATATACAATCAAGCAGATAAAGTGGCAAAAATGGATTCAAATTTGATAAAATATTTATCAAAAACCCTATAA
- a CDS encoding NADH-quinone oxidoreductase subunit H, translating into MKLLFEFVVFPGFVFTAIIGMVVSWIDRKVTARVQWRQGPPFFQPFYDFVKLLNRETIIPNNANSPIFILAPFFAVASTTLVSLILWKSVLNPQMLFVGDLIVVIYLLAITPISVILGASASGNPIASLAASREMKLYVSYELPFILSIIVLIIKLQTIKLGEIVSYQQTQGIVLNSFSGIIAFIVFLLSIQAKLGLVPFDMAEAETEIAGGVFIEYSGILLAIHKLNRMMLLFVIPFFAVILFFGGIKFEGMSIIWGILKYVLVLVLIVLIRNTNPRVRIDQAMRFFWRSCLIFSIFAIVLASIGY; encoded by the coding sequence ATGAAATTATTATTTGAATTTGTTGTTTTTCCGGGGTTTGTGTTTACTGCTATTATCGGGATGGTTGTTTCCTGGATTGACAGAAAGGTTACTGCCCGTGTTCAATGGCGGCAAGGTCCTCCTTTTTTTCAGCCGTTTTATGATTTTGTGAAACTTTTAAATAGAGAGACCATTATACCAAATAATGCGAATAGCCCTATTTTTATTCTTGCACCTTTTTTTGCGGTAGCTTCCACTACACTTGTATCTTTGATTCTGTGGAAATCTGTGTTAAATCCACAGATGCTCTTTGTCGGTGATTTAATTGTAGTAATTTATCTTTTAGCAATTACTCCAATTTCTGTTATTTTGGGTGCGAGCGCATCAGGTAATCCGATTGCCTCACTTGCTGCTTCACGTGAAATGAAGCTATATGTTTCTTACGAGCTTCCGTTTATTTTATCGATAATAGTATTAATTATAAAATTACAGACTATAAAGTTAGGTGAAATTGTTTCATATCAGCAGACACAAGGAATTGTTTTAAATTCATTTTCCGGTATAATTGCTTTTATTGTTTTTCTTCTATCAATCCAGGCAAAGTTAGGGCTTGTTCCATTTGATATGGCTGAAGCAGAAACAGAAATAGCAGGCGGTGTTTTTATAGAATATTCCGGTATCTTGCTTGCAATTCATAAATTAAATCGTATGATGCTTTTGTTTGTGATTCCCTTTTTTGCAGTGATTTTATTTTTTGGCGGTATAAAATTTGAAGGCATGTCAATTATTTGGGGAATTTTAAAATATGTTTTGGTTCTGGTTTTAATTGTTTTAATAAGAAATACTAATCCACGAGTAAGGATTGACCAGGCAATGCGATTTTTCTGGCGAAGTTGTCTAATTTTTTCAATTTTTGCAATAGTTTTAGCATCGATAGGATATTAG
- a CDS encoding 4Fe-4S binding protein produces MNKKILIDLEKYYKMEDFSSECSYFYHQGTAYDAPKNDGVEKLLAKAAQYVICRQCKRADCIISCPNEALEKNNEGILQRYSMRCTSCKTCSVACPFGTIYLDILPYKTSQCDYCIDRSNGKPPMCVSTCKDNILQWVDIEEDESKNIYKISDKLLVYSLKWKK; encoded by the coding sequence ATGAATAAAAAAATTCTTATTGATTTGGAAAAGTATTATAAAATGGAAGATTTTTCTTCCGAATGCAGCTATTTTTATCATCAAGGGACTGCTTATGATGCACCTAAAAATGATGGTGTTGAAAAACTTCTTGCAAAAGCGGCACAGTATGTTATATGCCGGCAATGTAAACGTGCCGATTGCATTATTTCATGTCCTAACGAAGCACTTGAAAAAAACAATGAAGGAATTTTACAAAGATATTCTATGAGGTGTACTTCCTGTAAGACTTGTTCGGTTGCCTGTCCTTTTGGTACTATATATTTAGATATATTACCTTACAAGACATCACAATGTGACTATTGTATTGATAGAAGTAACGGTAAGCCGCCGATGTGTGTCAGTACATGCAAAGATAATATTTTACAGTGGGTAGATATAGAAGAAGATGAGTCGAAGAATATTTATAAAATATCCGATAAACTTTTGGTGTATAGTTTAAAATGGAAGAAGTAA
- a CDS encoding FAD/NAD(P)-binding protein translates to MKNIYQPIKAEVVNITDESSNIKTFTLKPSEKFSFVTGQFIEFSLNGIGESPFTPSSSPYKTETIDVTIMRAGYVTEKIHQLKKGDIVGIRGPYGKGYPIEEMVDKEVLILGGGVGMAPLRSFLLTLVKQIDKFKKVTLCYGSKSPEDIIYKSEFEDWKKIKKLDILRSVDKCPEGVWKESVGVVTCLLDKVKVDLKNSVAIVCGPPIMMKFGTKKLLEVGFSPKNIYLSMEKNMSCGLGKCGHCQLGPYFVCKDGPVFLYDKIKDLEELWD, encoded by the coding sequence ATGAAGAACATTTATCAACCAATTAAGGCGGAAGTTGTAAATATAACAGACGAGAGCTCCAACATAAAAACATTTACTCTAAAACCGTCTGAAAAATTTTCATTTGTAACCGGGCAATTTATTGAATTTTCACTTAACGGGATTGGAGAATCGCCTTTTACTCCTTCTTCTTCACCATATAAAACTGAGACAATAGATGTTACCATAATGAGAGCCGGATATGTTACTGAAAAAATACATCAATTGAAAAAAGGCGATATTGTCGGTATCCGCGGTCCGTATGGCAAAGGGTATCCTATAGAAGAAATGGTAGATAAAGAGGTTTTGATATTGGGTGGCGGTGTTGGGATGGCGCCGTTACGGTCATTTCTTTTAACATTAGTTAAACAAATTGATAAATTTAAAAAGGTTACTTTATGTTACGGTTCAAAGAGTCCCGAAGATATAATTTATAAATCAGAATTTGAAGATTGGAAGAAAATAAAAAAGTTGGATATTTTAAGAAGTGTAGATAAATGTCCGGAAGGCGTATGGAAAGAAAGTGTCGGGGTCGTGACATGTCTTTTGGATAAAGTAAAAGTTGATTTAAAAAATTCGGTTGCTATTGTCTGCGGGCCTCCGATAATGATGAAATTCGGTACGAAAAAACTATTGGAAGTAGGGTTTTCACCTAAAAATATTTATCTTTCAATGGAAAAAAACATGTCTTGCGGTCTTGGTAAATGCGGACATTGTCAGTTAGGTCCCTATTTTGTATGTAAAGACGGTCCGGTTTTTTTATACGATAAAATAAAGGATTTAGAGGAACTTTGGGACTAG
- a CDS encoding 4Fe-4S dicluster domain-containing protein — protein MENRYINNQNWQNFLLSQIGKYDVFSLFSQDDADYNYSRLTTQNLNTSLIGKYRSTIPLKSFFFSSIEKIVPLSSKKQRIIIGVKACELAHLQLLDNMFLGGEYRDPVYEEARKNTLIISADCTSCKNSCFCSIIEGLPYPTSGFDINLRPIQNGFVVEILSEKGRKLIDNNKWLFQDTIQNHLDESERNRTEVNELVLKVNKDFKFAKLLNEVVKPPKADLWKEVAKECVECGGCRFACSTCYCFLIGETKNFEKYRFWDACQFKGYARVAGGSNPRSTKEKRYRNFYSCKMNYRKENFGSYACTGCGRCIEVCPAEIDIRKVLTRLSE, from the coding sequence ATGGAAAATAGGTATATCAACAATCAAAATTGGCAGAACTTTTTACTTAGTCAAATTGGTAAATATGACGTTTTTTCGCTTTTTAGCCAGGATGATGCTGACTATAATTATTCTAGATTGACTACGCAAAATTTAAATACTTCACTTATAGGTAAATACCGTTCAACAATACCGTTAAAATCATTTTTCTTTTCATCAATTGAAAAAATCGTTCCGCTAAGCTCAAAAAAGCAAAGAATAATTATAGGTGTAAAAGCCTGCGAATTGGCGCATCTTCAGTTACTGGACAATATGTTTTTGGGTGGCGAGTATAGAGATCCTGTTTATGAAGAGGCAAGAAAAAACACATTGATAATATCTGCTGACTGTACATCCTGCAAGAACAGCTGTTTTTGTTCTATTATTGAAGGACTGCCATACCCGACCTCCGGGTTTGATATAAATCTTAGACCTATTCAAAACGGTTTTGTAGTTGAAATTTTAAGTGAGAAAGGTAGAAAATTAATTGATAACAATAAGTGGCTTTTTCAGGACACTATTCAAAATCATTTAGATGAATCTGAGAGAAATAGAACGGAAGTTAATGAACTTGTCTTAAAGGTAAATAAGGATTTTAAGTTTGCAAAATTACTTAATGAAGTTGTCAAGCCGCCAAAAGCAGATTTGTGGAAAGAAGTTGCTAAAGAATGTGTTGAGTGCGGCGGGTGCAGGTTTGCTTGTTCAACTTGCTATTGTTTTTTAATCGGAGAAACAAAAAATTTTGAAAAATACCGTTTCTGGGATGCTTGCCAGTTCAAAGGATATGCAAGAGTAGCAGGCGGTTCTAATCCCAGGTCGACAAAAGAAAAACGTTATAGAAATTTCTATTCCTGTAAAATGAATTACAGGAAGGAGAATTTCGGCTCCTATGCCTGTACCGGTTGTGGTAGATGCATAGAAGTTTGTCCTGCAGAAATTGATATAAGAAAAGTACTGACGAGATTAAGCGAGTAG
- a CDS encoding PHP domain-containing protein: MFTNLHNHFTGSFSDSTLRIEEAVKKLKSLGQNAVAITEHGEMPFVYEFSDVCKKYDIKPIFGVEIYFVDNAQQSIEKKDKNRFHLLLFAKNETGYRNLVSLVSDSWIKNNYYERRGLVDWELLEKYHEGVIASSACFFNQVSQAYIKEDLAGAEKIFLRYKSIFGGDFYAELGRHEISDEEISNKGLIELAKKNNVKLIATNDVHYLEIDDWLAHDLVIRTRFDKISSFKMESHHYWLKSEEEMLATGIQQEYLDNTQEIVDKCEFRLKNIVPVHYKDIDSIDTEIKSGNAAYLSEIEYIENDKANYYVENILGKNHPDNAHYVERISGLPRKLQPNTDKIAYLPDIKEKIPLKIVLGKIITQFTQESCKRAGASIQSVVRSSLADALFDAKKIVKNVFE; this comes from the coding sequence ATGTTTACAAACCTTCACAACCATTTTACCGGGTCATTTTCCGATAGTACACTGCGCATAGAAGAAGCAGTAAAAAAATTAAAATCACTTGGTCAAAATGCTGTTGCAATAACAGAACATGGTGAAATGCCGTTTGTATATGAATTTTCAGATGTCTGTAAAAAATATGATATAAAACCGATATTTGGTGTTGAAATATATTTTGTTGATAATGCCCAGCAATCTATTGAAAAAAAAGATAAAAACAGATTTCATCTTCTGCTTTTCGCAAAAAATGAAACCGGTTATAGAAATCTTGTTTCGCTTGTATCAGATAGCTGGATTAAAAATAATTATTATGAAAGAAGGGGATTGGTTGATTGGGAACTTTTAGAAAAATATCACGAAGGTGTTATCGCTTCATCTGCTTGTTTTTTTAATCAAGTGTCACAGGCATATATAAAAGAGGATTTGGCAGGAGCGGAAAAAATATTTTTAAGATATAAAAGTATTTTTGGCGGTGATTTTTACGCTGAACTTGGCAGGCATGAAATTAGTGATGAGGAAATCTCCAATAAAGGGCTTATAGAACTTGCCAAAAAGAATAATGTAAAATTAATTGCAACAAATGATGTTCACTATCTGGAAATCGATGATTGGTTAGCACACGATTTAGTTATAAGAACGCGCTTTGATAAAATATCATCTTTTAAAATGGAATCGCATCATTATTGGCTAAAATCCGAAGAAGAAATGTTAGCAACAGGAATACAACAGGAATATTTGGACAACACTCAGGAAATTGTAGATAAATGTGAGTTCCGGTTAAAAAATATAGTTCCGGTACATTACAAGGATATTGACTCAATTGACACTGAAATAAAATCCGGCAATGCTGCATATCTGTCTGAAATTGAATACATTGAAAACGATAAGGCGAACTATTATGTTGAAAATATTTTGGGTAAAAATCACCCGGATAATGCTCATTATGTTGAAAGAATTTCGGGTCTCCCAAGGAAACTACAACCCAATACGGATAAAATCGCGTATTTACCTGATATAAAAGAAAAAATTCCGCTTAAAATAGTTCTTGGCAAAATTATAACTCAATTTACTCAGGAATCTTGTAAAAGAGCAGGTGCATCCATACAATCAGTTGTGCGTTCATCTCTTGCAGACGCACTATTTGATGCTAAAAAAATAGTTAAAAATGTTTTTGAATAG